The genomic stretch GCCTGTCGATCGACGGTCAGCCATTTTTCACCTTGCGCATCTCGCTGAAGAGATAGGGCAGGACGACCAACCCGATCGCCGCGAGCATCATGACTGCACTCGCGGCGCCGATCGCCATCTCGTTGCGGGTGAAGCTGTACTGATACATGAAGACGGAGGGCAACCAGGTCGAGCGGCCGGGCCCGCCGTTGGTCAGCGCGATGACCAGGTCATACGACTTGATCGCCATGTGCGCCAGAATCACGAAGGCCGAGACGAATACCGGGCCGAGCTGCGGAATGATGATATGCAGGTAGATCTGCCAGGTGCGCGCGCCATCGACACGCGCCGCACTGATCTGCTCGGCGTCCACTCCCCGCAGCCCGGCGAGGAACAATGCCATCACGAAGCCCGTGGTCTGCCATACCGCGGCGATGATGACGCAGTAGATCGCCATGTCGCTGTCCTTGATCCAGCCGAAGGCGAAGCTTTCCCAGCCAAGGTCGTGCATCGTGTGCTCGAGGCCGACGCCCGGATCGAGCAGCCATTTCCATGCCGTGCCGGTGACGATGAACGAAAGCGCCATCGGGTAGAGGAAGATGGAGCGGAACGCACCCTCGGCGCGGATGTGCTGGTCGATCAGGATAGCGAAGCCGAGCCCGAGCACGACGGCCACGCCGATATACAGACTCGCAAACACCCAGAGATTGCTCAGCGCGACGTGCCAGTTCTCCTGCGCGAAAAGACGCTGGTAGCTGGTCGTGCCCGCCCATTCGTACGACGGCATCAGTGTCGACGACGTGAACGAAAGGTAGATTGTGAACATGATGTAGCCGTAGACGCAGACCAGCACGAGCAGGACGCTGGGGCTGAGCAACAGCTTGGGCAGGGCACCGGCTCGCATGGGCGGAGAACTCCGTTATTCCGGGCGGCGCGGGAACGGCCGCCCGGGGATTCACACGGAACTGGCTCGTTAAAGTGGCGAGCTTACTGTTTCACTGCGGACGCCAGAGCGGCAACCGCCTTCTTGTCGTCGAGCTGGCCGTTGAAGTGGCGCGTGACGACGTCATAGATGGCGTTTTTGATCGAGGCCGGGACTGCGTGGCCATGCGCGATCGAGCCGACCAGCGTGTTGTTCTTGTTGGCCTCGGCCAGGTCCTTCATGCCTTTCTTGCCGCAGGCATCGAAGGCCGTGTCGGGCACATCGGTGCGGGCCGGTACCGAACCCTTGACGACGTTGAACGCCGATTGGAAGCCGGGGTCCATGATCGCCGATGCCAGTTTCGCCTGGGCGGCAGCCTTGTCACTGCCCACCTTGAACATCACGAACTGGTCCGAGTTGAACGACACCGTGCCCTGGGTTCCCGGCATGCGGAAGCACAGGAAGTCCTTGCCCGGCACTTTTTTGGCGTTCAGGAACTCGCCCTTGGCCCAGTCGCCCATGATCTGAAAGCCCGCCTTGCCGCTGATCACCATGCCCGACGCCACATTCCAGTCACGGCCGGAGAAGTCCTTGTCGACCAGTTTGCGGATCTGCGACATGCGCTGGAAGACCTTCTCGGTGGTGGGCGAGTTGATCGCCTTGGCATCGAGATCGATGAAGGCCTTGCGGTAGTAGTCGACGCCGCCGGTGGACATCACCACGCCGTCGAATATCGTGGCGTCCTGCCAGGGCTGGCCGCCGTGCGCGATGGCGATGAAACCGGCCTTCTGCACTTTTTCGGCCGCGGCGATGAATTCGTCCCAGCTCTTGGGCTCACTGGTGACGCCGGCTTTCGCCAGGACTTCCTTGTTGGCCCAAACCCAGTTGGTGGAGTGGACGTTGACCGGCGCCGCGATCCACTTGCCGTTGTACTTGGAGAATTTCTGCAGAGCAGCCGGCACCGTCTTGTCCCAACCTTCCTTGGCGGCTACTGCGTTCAGGTCGGCAACCACGCCTTGCTTGCCCCAGTCCAGAATGTCGAAGCCGAGCATCTGCACCGCGGTAGGTGGATTGCCTGCCGTGACACGGGCACGCACTGCGGTCATTGCCGCCTCGCCGCCGCCACCGGCGACCGGCATGTCGTTCCAGGTAACTCCCTGCTTTTCCAGGTTGGCCTTGAGTACGTTGAGGGCTGCGGCTTCACCGCCCGATGTCCACCAGTGCAGGACCTCGACGGAATTATCGGCCGCTAACGAGGTGCCGGCGAATCCGAACGCACCCGCCAGAACTGTGGCAATCAATTTCCTACGCATGTTCTCCTCCTGCTATCAGTATTGAATGCCCGTTTCCGGCCGGACAATTGCCGTTTTGTGAACTGCTAAGGGTTCAAGTGTGCCAAATTATCGGGGCAGCGACCATCCACTTTTCTAATTCCCCCGGTACTCGGGTTGCCGCTTCTCGCGGAAGCTGGCGACGCCCTCGCGGGCGTCCGCGGTGGTCGCAGCCAGCGCGCCCGCCATCGTTTCCAGGGCGGCGGCCAGGCCATCGCCCCGGCCGGCGTCGATGATCTGCTTGGTGAGTTGTACCGAAACCGGCGCCAGCTTGGAGATGCCGGCGGCAAGTTCGCGAGCACGCGCCAGCACGTCGTTGTCCTTGACCTGCTCGTGCAGGATGCCGATGCGCCATGCTTCCATCGCGTCGATGCGCGTACCAGTCAGCGCGAGATACTTCACCTGGCTGGCACCGATCAGTGCGGCGAGCCGCTGCGTTCCCGACCAGCCCGGACAGGTTGCAATGGCCGCCTCCGGCAACCCGAATCTCGCCGACGCGACGGCGATGCGGATGTCGGCGACGGCGGCGAGTTCGAGCCCGCCGCCGAACGCATGGCCATTGATCGCGGCGATGACCGGCACGCGCAGCCGCGCCCATTGGTCGAAAACCTGGTGGCCGCGCCTGACCCAGCGACGCCACATGTCGAGCGGTTCCAGCGCCGCCCAGGCATTGATGTCGGCACCGACGCAGAATGCCTTGTCGCCGGCGGCGGTCAGGATGACACAGCGGATCCCGGCGTCGGCGTCGATCCGTGCAGCGATGTCTGCGAGCGTCCCCATCATTTCCGGCGTGAGCGCATGGAGCTTCTCTGCGCGATCCAGAATGACGGTTGCGACTGCTCCGTCGATGTGAATTTTTATCTGGCTTGTCGGTGATTCAGGCATGAGCCGGCGCCTTGAGTTTTAAATTTAGCGGTGCGTTGCGGAACAGCGCGGCGTCCATGACCTTGAGCTGCGGGTCGACCTTCAGCGCAAAGGCCGCCTGATCGAGCACGTCGCGCTTCAGGTCCACGCCGGGCGCGATTTCCCGCACCGTCAAACCGTCGGCGAGCAGGTCGATCACGCAGCGTTCGGTAACGTAGCTGATTTTTTGCCCGCGGCGGCGCGCCATGGTGCCGCTGAAGGTGACGTGCTCGACTGCGTCGACCAGTTTCCTGCTCCTGCCTTCCTGCGCGATCTTCAGCCTGCCGTCACCGACCTCGAATTTGGCGCCGGCGGTGAAGAAACCGGAGAAGACAATGTGCTTCGCATGGGCGGTGATGTCGATGAAGCCGCCGCAGCCCGCGGTCAGATAGGGTTTGGCGCCGAGCTTGGAGACGTTGACGCTGCCGTCGCGGTCGATCTGCAGAAAGGACAACAACGCGACATCGAAGCCGCCGCCCTGGAAATAAGTGAACTGGTCGGGTGAAGGGACGATTGCGTCGGCGTTCGCCGCGCAGCCGAAGGCAAAACCCAGCAGCGGCACGCCGCCGACCGCGCCCTGTTCGATGACCCAGGTGACGTCGCCGTGCAATCCTTCCTCGAGCAACACGCGCGGCACGTTGGCGGAAATGCCGAAGCCGAGATTGACCGCTGAACCAGTGGCGAGCTCCAGCGCTGCCCGGCGGGCGATCACTTTTTCCGCTCCCCACTCCTGCAGTTCGAAGCTGCTCTCGGGCCGGACGATTTCGCCGCTGATCGCCGGGTCGTAAAACGTCTGCGTGGTCTGCATCTGTTCGGGGTCGACCACGATGTAGTCCACCAGCGTTCCCGGTACGTGCACCTGTTGCGGCTTGAGCGAGCCGGCACGGACCACGCGTTTCACTTGCGCGATGATCACGCCGCCGCTGTTGCGGGCGGCCAGAGCCTGGTCCATTCCACCGAGGAAAGCCCCTTCGTGTTCGAAGGAGAGATTGCCGCGCTCGTCCGCGGTGGTGGCGCGCAAGATGGCCACGCGCGGTGCGATCGCCGGAAAAAACAGCCATTCATCATCGGCGAATTTCACTTTTTTCACCACTGGTTCCGCTGCCGCGCGCTGGTTCATGGCGCCGCCCTGGCGCGCAGGATCGACGAAAGTATCGAGACCCACCTTGGTGAGCACGCCGGGGCGTTTCGCTGCTGCGTCGCGGTGCATGTCGAACAGAATGCCGCTCGGCAGGTTGTATGCAGCGATCGCCTCTTCGACGATCAGGCGCCAGATTTCGGGCATCGGCAGCGACGACGGGCCGCTCGGGTAGGAGCCGGCCAGAATTTTCTTCAGCATGCCGGGACGGGCCAGATGATCGATGCCGCGGATGCCGTACATGTCGCCGGCGGCGATCGGATGCAGCGTGGTGAGACCGCGCGGGTGACTTTCCGCGGCAAAGCGGTTGCCGAGTGCCGCCAGCACCTTGTCGGGACAGCCGAGCCCGCTGGAAGAACTGACGGTGACGATGTCGTCATCCCGTACGAGCTGTGCGGCCTGTTCGGCGGAGATCACCTTGTTCATGTTCGATTGATGATAAAGCTCTACTGGAATCGGACTGCGGTGCGACGACCGGTTCGGGTCGCCGCCAGCACAGCCAGCGCCGTGGCGAGCGAGCGCACACCGTCTTCGCCAGTGGCCGACGGCGCGCCTTCGCCACGGATGGCGCCGACGAATGCGCGCAACACCCGCGCGTAAAGGTTTTCGTGGTCGAGCGGAACATCGGTTTCGCCCTGGGCGTTGCGCAGCGTGACCCGGCCGATGGGCCGCTGCGTCATGACGTCCCGGCCAAGGATCGAACCCTCCGAGCCGTGAATTTCCAGTCCGGTCCCGGCAAATTTCACCGTGAAGGCATCGTGCAGCTGCGCCACTGTGCTGTTGTCGAAGCGCAACGTCGCCATGACGCCGTCTTCAAGTCCGCCTGCTGCCATCCCGGACTGCTGAGACAGGGCAACTGCCTCCAGTGGCTCGGAGCCGAGGATGAAGCGCAGGGTGTCGGCGTCATGCACGGTAATATCGAGGATCACGCCGGCGCCGGCCGACGGCTTGTTGAGCCGCCAACCCTGCAGGTGCGGCGGCAGGTAAACGGCGTGAAATACCCGTGCGAAAAGGGGCTTGCCGATCGCGCCGGACTGGACCAGTTCACGGATCTTTCTATGGCTGGCGGCGTTGCGCAGGTGATGATTGGTCCCCATGACCACCCCGGCCCTGTTGCACGCGGCCACCATTTCCCGGGCGTCCTCCAGCGTCAGCGCCAGCGGTTTCTCGCAGAGCACATGCTTGCCGGCCGCAGCGGCAGCCAGGGTTTGCGACTTGTGCAGTTCGTTGGTCGTGCTGATGTAGACCGAATCTACCTTCGGGTCGGCCAGCAAGGCATCGACGGAGACATGGCTGGCGGCAATCCGGTTTGCCTCGGCAAAGGCCTTGCCGCGTGCCGAGTCCGCGCTCATCACGGCAACTATTTCATTGCCGGACTGGGCGCGAATCGCGTCGACCATCCATTCCCGGGCGATGGTGCTGGCACCGATCAATCCCCAGCCAATGCGCTTTCCCACGAGCCTCCCCGATTTGCCGACGAACTCACCATATCTGTGAGTTACGGTATTTTATGGCTGTAATAACGTTCCAATGAATAAATTGGAACGTTCCAATTAGAATATACTATGGCACCCTGATTGAATCCTGTCAATAATGCTGGCGCATCCATGACTCAGACAAAGAACAGCCCAAAACGTCGGTCGATCACGATTACCGACGTGGCCAGCGCCGCCGGCGTATCCAAGTCCACCGTGTCTCTGGTTCTCCAGAGCAGCCCGCTCATCGCGCCCGAAACCGCGGAGCGGGTGCGCAGGAGCGTCGCCGCGCTTGGCTATGTTTACAACCGGCGCGCCGCCGACCTGCGGCGGGAATCGTCGAACATGATCGGCATCGTCATCAATGACCTTGGCAATCCTTTCTTTGCCGAAATGCTGGTCGGCATGGAACGCCGGCTGGCCGATGCGGGTTACATCAGCCTGATGGCACACACGAATGAACGGCTGGACGTTCAGGACAGGGTGCTCACTTCCATGCATGAGTATCATGCGGCGGGAGTGATCCTGTGCCCGGCGTTCGATACGCCGCAGGCGTTGCTCGAGCGGACGCGGCGCTCCGGCATTCCGCTGGTGATCGTGGTACGGGAGCCGGCGGCCGGCAGTTACAACTTCGTCGGTGCCGACAACGAGCGCGGTACGTTCGACGCCAGCCGTCATCTGGTCGAGCAGGGCCACCGTCGCATCGCCTTTCTCGGTCGCGTCGGCGGCGGCCCGGTGTACGACTTCAGGCGTGCAGGATATGAACGGGCCATGCGGGAGCACAATCTGCCAATTGCACCCGACTGGTTCATCAACATCGCGCTTACGCGGGAGGGTGGACGCGACGGTATCCGTCAGGCGCTGGCTATGAATCCGCAGCCTACTGCGGCGGTGTGCTACAACGATGTCGTCGCCTTCGGCGCGATGAGCGAATTGGGGGAGCACGGGCTCGTAGTCGGGCACGATTTTGCGATTACCGGTTTCGACGGCGTTGCCGCTGCCGCGCACACCAATCCGCCATTGACAACGGTGGATGTGGGCCCCGGTTCGCTCGGAGCATCCGCCGCCGAGGCGTTACTTGAGCGCCTGACCAATGCCGACGCGCCGACGACCCGGCGTCTTGTCGAACCGAGGCTGGTAGTGCGTCAATCTTCCGGCCCGCCGAAGTAGTCGGCTGCAGATTCGTTCAGAAGGAAAGCGGATGGAGAATTTCGAACGCTTGCTCGAGGAACTGCTGTCCCAGGAACAGGAGCTTCAGTTTCGCGAGTTCCGCAACGACGATGCGCTGTTGCTCGGCATGAGGCTGGTGAACCGCGCGAAGGCCGACGGCAAATCAGTCACGGTGGACATCTGCCGTAACGGCCAGCAGCTCTTCCACTGCGCCTTGCCCGGAACTTCGGCCGATAACGATGCCTGGATCCGGCGCAAAAACAACGTCGTCAATCGTTATGGGCACAGTTCATTCTATGTAGGTACGCAGTTCCGCGCGAAGAATACGACCTTCGAGCAATCGTCGCGGCTGGACATCGACCAGTATGCGGCGCATGGCGGTGCGTTTCCGGTCATCGTGCGCGATGTCGGCGTGGTCGGCACCGTGACAGTGTCCGGCCTGCCGCAGGAAGAAGATCACGGCCTGGTCGTGCAAGTGCTGCGTGAGTTCCTGGCCGGATAGATTGCGTGCTGCCATTTGCACGCCATGGGAATACGTGATAACGCCCGTGGCGCGCACGGCGGATTGGCAATAGATGCGAGCAAAGGAGGGACAAGAAGGCACCGGCGGCCGCAGGCGAAGCTGCGAACCGCTGAACAAAAGAAAGCGCCAGTTCAGGCCCGGCTGGCGGCGCGGCGGCGGCGATCGATCGACGTATCGACTTTGGCCGTGCGGCGATCGGACAGACCGGCGCGGCGGATCAATTCGTTCCAGACCGAGTCGCTGCCTTCGGACTTGAAGCGCTCGTACAACGCGACTTCCTCGGGATAGGCGCCGCCACAGCCGAGGCGTTCAAGATGGCGTGTGCCTGACCCCGATGCGGTGTCGGCATCCCAAGCCCGCATGATGGCCTGCCACAACGCCCGCTCGAACGGCTCGTCCTCTTCGTCAAAACCGTACTGCCATTTCAGAAACGACGCTTCCGCGGGAGACAGTTCTTTGCTGCGAAACTTGATGCTCATAGCTCCTCTATTTCAGCAAGGTCCGGGACGTTTCGCCACGCGCCGGCAGGCTGACAATACCACGGTCGGGCCGATTTCCGCCACGGCCGTCGTTGCACGCCGATTTTGACCGCCAACGGGGACAAGTTCTCCGGCGAACCCTGTGGGGGCTTCAGCCCGCTCGCCGCTTTGACCTTTCCCTGTTTTATTGCAGATCGATCGCGTGCTTCTTCAGATCCTCCAGGCTGACGTAGTCAAGCGTGCGCTCGTGCGTGGAGTTGAGGACGACGCGCGGCGCGCAGCCGGCCTTGAACGCTTCGCGCCAACGCGCCGCGCACAGGCACCAGCGGTCGCCGGCTTTCAATCCGGGAAAACCGAAATCCGGCATCGGCGTGCTCAGGTCGTTGCCGCGCGCAAGGGAAAATTCCAGGAACTCCTTCGTCATGAGCGCACAAACCGAATGCACGCCGTGATCGTCGCGTCCGGTATTGCAGCAACCGTCGCGATAGAAACCGGTCAGTGGCTTGCTCCCGCACTCGCCGAGCGGTCCGCCAAGCACATTGCGCGCTGTGTTGCCGCCGGGAGCCTTCGGATCAAAAGGCATTCCTATCTGGCCCGCACAAACTTCATGGTTCCGCCTTCGCCCGGCAGGTCGAGGAAAAGGTTGTCTCCCCTGATGCGCTGGCCGACCGCGGCCTCGAGAGCCTTCAAGTATCGCTCGGACAGCGTGCCGGACGGACAGGCGACTCTGGTCATGCCCGAGACCTTGATCGAGATGGCGCGGCCATTGAGCTTGTAGGCCGCCTGACCGCGATTGCAGTCGGCGCGTACCAGCGCCTTGCCGCTGCCTTGCAGCTCCAGCGTGTAGCGTTCCGGTTGCTCGATCGCGAACTTGTCGACAGAAGAAACCAAGCCTTCCCATCTCCATGAGCCAATGGCGTTCGCCGTGCCGACGACGGGTACTGCCGTCGGCGGTGCAGCAGCGGCTTTCGTCTGCCGCAGTTGCAAGCCCTGGCTGCCAAACTGGGTGGCGGACTCCGGGGTGGTCTGCAGGATGTCGCCCTGTTTGACGAAGTGCAGCGTGTTCGGGCCGACCGCGACGCCGTCCTTGCGTTCGATGATGAGGTCGATCTGCTCGACGGAGACCGGGTTCCAGCGGCCGTCTTCGGCAATGGGCGCCCTGTTGTTCCGGTAATCGCTGATCATGCTCATGGTGCCATCCGCTTTCAGCCGCAATTCGATCTTGCGGCCGGGGCCGGGGCCGGTGGCGGCGGGCGTATCGCCGCGATAGATGGCCATCGCCGGGGCGGCGAAGGCGGCGCTGCGCGGCAGCATCATCAGTACTGCACAGGCAATGACGCCAAAAATGGCCAATCGAAACAGATGCGGGTGTCGAATCAGCATGGTCGAGGTCCGATCGGGAATTCAGGAGAATCTTCGCGCCATGGCCTCTCCATGGCAAGGGGCGGTCAGGTTTTTGCGAGCAGGCGCGCAAACACGTCCCGGTCCACATTCGCGCCGCTGAGAACGACAGCCGCTTTGCGTCCGGCAAGTCTGTCGCGCTCCTTGAGCGCCGCGGCAAGTCCCGCCGCGCCGGCGCCTTCGGCGACATTGTGCGTCGCCGAGTACATCAGGCGCATCGCCTCTTCGACTTCGTCGTCGGTCACCTGCACGATCCTGGCGAGGTGGCGCCACAGGATTTCGAGCGCTTCCGGTTCGGGCGTGCGGCAGGCCATGCCGTCGGCCACGCGCGTGGTGACCGGATGCTCGACGGCGCGGCGCCGCTCGAACGACAACGCATAGGCGGGCGCGTGTTCGGAAACGACGCCGACGATTTCGGTCCGGTAGCCCAGCGCATTGCGCGCCGCGATCATGCCGCAGATGCCCGAGCCGAGCCCGATCGGAACGTAGGCGACATCGAGATCCGGGACTGCGCGGAGTAATTCCAGCGAGTAGGACGCCACGCCGTGCACGAGCAGCGGATGGAAGGAGGGCACCATATGCAGCCCGCGCTGTTGCGCGATCCACGCCGCGCGTTCCCGCGCCGCCTGGAAGTCTTCGCCGTGCTCTATCAGCTCGACACCAAGCGCGCGCATCGCCGCATTCTTCTCTGCGCTGTTGCCATGCGGAACCACAATTGTGGCGGCAATGCCGTATTGATGCGCCGCGAATCCGACCGACTGGCCATGGTTACCGCGCGTCGCGCTGATGACGCCGGTAGATTTGCCGTTGCGCTGCGAGAAGTCACGCAAGTAAACCAGTCCGCCGCGCAGCTTGAACGCCCCCACCGGCGTGTGGTTTTCGTGCTTGACCCAGATTTCCGCGCCGGTCGCGGCTTTCAGCAGCGGCCACGCGTATTGCGGCGTCGGTGCGATGGTCTCGTAGACGATCGCCGCCGCGCTCCGCAGCGTTTCCAGCGAGGGCAGGAAATCCTTCATCCCGCCATTGTAAGCGACCGCCGTGCGCGTTGATGAACAGGGCTGGTTTAACCCTTCACCGCAAAGGCGCGAAGGCGCAAAGGAAACGCAAAGGAAGGCAGAGCAGGAAAAGAGAAATAGCGGCGTGGCAGGGGATGTCATCGCGGACGCCGCGGAGGAGCATAAGATGTGGAAGTCGCGACCTAATCTGAAAGACGATGTCCGCTTCTTTGGAACTTTAGTCCGACGAGCGAAAGGCAAAAACCGGCCAGTTGCGGACATACACTGATCGCTAGTCAATGTCTGGTTGTGCAGGCAAAGCGGTCAATGTATACCCCACTGCCCGATTCGAAGCCCATATGTTCCCGGTCTCCTTTTCACAACGTAATAATCGGACCGGTCATTGAGAAGAAGGGTAACAATCATTACGATAGAAACATATGGTAGCCGTCTCTATTAATAAGCGTCCAGACCCGTGGGTCTCTGGATAACTGTTAGGCAGCGAAGGTGGGGCTAGTCGATGATCGACGTTGAGAAGTGGCAGAAGCTCGGCGCGTTCATCGCCGCGAACTGGTTGGCGTTCCTCGTCGGGGGAGTGGCAGGGGCTACCGTCACCGCAGGCCTATATGAGAAGTTCGTTATGCCGGCGCTTAGGTACGAAATTGACCGCTTCAAGTTGGCTGACCAAAGCGCACCGGCCTCGAATCGCGAGAATCGACCCACGGCCGAGGCCGGTAAGCCATCCGGCGTTGCACAGACAGAAATCCGAAAGATGGAACCCCTCTTGAACGCGACAGCACACGTCCGCGTCGAAGGGCGCGGCGCCGATGGAAGACCGTGGGTCCGTGAGGGCTCAGGTATCTTCCTGACGCAGAACGGTCGCATCTTGACCGTTTCGCATTTGCTGGATGGCTCGGTGGAAGCCAGAACCTTCTCTGAAGTTAAGATCACCGTCACAGGCGATCGTTCCGCTATGGAGCGAAAGGCCACCGTTCTCAAGCTCAGCAAAACCGTGGGCTTGGCACTGCTTCAGCTCGACGACGGGGGCTCCGTTGCGACGGCGTCGTTTGCGTCCAAGGGGCCTAACCTCGGTGATGAGGTTCTCATGATCGGCTTCGCGCATGGGCAGTCTAAGACCGTCCTTCGCTCTACCGTCACACGAATAAGCGCTCTCGGAGTTGGTATCCAGGGTCAAGCCGGCCCAGGGTTCGGCGGCGCTCCGGCATTCGACAGAGGTGGCCTCCTGATCGGGATCGTCATGAGCGGCTCCGAGGATGGTATCAACGCAATCCCGGTAGAACTCGCGCGTGAGTTCGCGAGACTCTGAGCGCCTGCTTCGCCATGGCTAACGGCACATTCGACCGGACCACTGGCTCGCATTCGCTCGCAGCGGCAGATCAACGCGGGCGTTGCACGACCGCTTTATTTTACTCAACTGACCCTCGGCGACTAGGCGATGACAGTCGCAAACGGGTCGGGAAGCGACGGTCGCGTTTCCAGAAAGCCGCTGGTGGCGCCTGCCAAACCGGACACTGGCCGTAAGACCAAATTGCGACTACTACATATAGGACGTACGAGCGCCACTTCCAGCCAACGATCAATCCCGAACTTCATTCTCGCTTACGTTTGTTTTCCTTTGCGTTTCCTTTGCGTCTTTGCGGTGAAGGGTTAGAGCGATCCCCAGACGCGGTTGCCCATGATGTAGGTCGCGCCAACCTCGCGATCGTCGCCCAGCATCATCAGCGCGAACAGTTTCTCTGCAGGCGTGCGGGCGGTCTTCATGCGTCGTGCGATCAAGGGCGTGGAATCCATGCGCAGGACGACGAAGTCGGCCTCCCGGCCGGGGGCGAAACTACCGATGCGCTCGCCGAGCCCGAGCGCCCTGGCGCCGCCGAGCGTGGCGAGATAGAAGCCGCGCCAGGGCGTGAGCCGGTGGCCGCGCATCTGTGCCACCTTGTAGGTTTCGCCCAGCGTGCGCAGCATGCTGAAGCTGGTGCCACCACCGACGTCGGTGCCGAGCCCGGTGCGCATGCCGGCATGCCGCGCTGCCGCGAAATCGAACAGCCCACTGCCGAGAAACAGGTTCGAAGTTGCGCACACCGCGGCGGCAGCGCCGGTGTGCGCCATGCGCCGGCGATCCTCGTCGTCGAGATGGATGCAGTGTGCGTACACCGAACGGTCGCGCAGCAATCCGAAGCGCTCGTAGATGTCCAGATAACTGCGCGCTTGTGGAAATAATTCACGCGCCCACTTCACTTCATTCAGGTTCTCGGCGACGTGGCTGTGGACGAACACGCCGGGATGCTCGATGGCGAGCCGCCCGGCCGATTCAAGCTGGGCTTCCGAAGAGGTGACGGCGAAGCGGGGCGTGATCGCGTAGTGTAGCCGGCCGCGTCCGTCCCATTTCTCGATCAGGGTCGCGGAATCGCGGTATCCGCTGTCGGGGGTGTCGCGCAGATACTCCGGGCAGTTGCGGTCCATCAGTACCTTGCCCGCGATCATGCGCAGGTTGCGTTTTTCGGCCTCAGCGAAGAAAGCATCGACCGAACAGGGGTGCACGGTGCCGAATACCAGCGCCGTGGTGGTGCCATTGCGCATCAGTTCGTCGAGAAAGAAGCGCGAGCATTCCGCCGCGTGCTCCGCATCGGCGAAGCGATGCTCGGCCGGAAACGCATGATCATCGAGCCAGTCGAGCAGTTGCGCGGCATAGGCCGCGATCATGTCGGTCTGCGGATAGTGGATGTGCGTGTCGATGAAACCCGGCAGCAGCAGGCGGCCCGAATAATCCGCGATCTGCGCGCCCGCAGGCAATGTCGGCAACAGCAGGCGCGCGTCGTCCGCCGCCTTCACCAAGCCGTTTTCCACTATGAGCAGGCCGTCGTCGAAATACCGCACGGCGGAGGTTGCATCGCCGTCGCCCGGATCGCCGAGAAAATGCAGCAGCGAGCCGCGATAGGCACGCAGCGCCGGCGTGTGTGGTTTCATCGGGTCAGCTCGCCATTCATTTGGTCAGTGCGCCGTGGCCGAACCACTGCGCGATGGTCTCGCGTTCCACGTCGGTCATGCCGGTCAGGTTGGCGAGCGGCATGACGCGGCTCGAAACCTGCTGATTGATCTGGACAGCCTGGGTCGCGATGCGATCGGGCGTATCCAGCATGACGCCTTTCGGCGCGATCGCGAAGCCGGGCTGGGTCGGCGCCTGCGCGTGGCAGGCCGCGCAGCGCGCCTGCACGATCGCGCTGACCCGGCCGAATTCGTCCGCCGGTGCTGCCGCCGCCGGGCCGGTGCTGCGGAACGCCGGTGCAATCGCAAAGGCGACGAGCGCAAGCGCGACCACGCCGGCTATCGCCGGCAGCGGCGACGCGCCGCCCTTGTGGCGGGAGACGAAATACACGCGGATGGCTGCG from Betaproteobacteria bacterium encodes the following:
- a CDS encoding carbohydrate ABC transporter substrate-binding protein, whose translation is MRRKLIATVLAGAFGFAGTSLAADNSVEVLHWWTSGGEAAALNVLKANLEKQGVTWNDMPVAGGGGEAAMTAVRARVTAGNPPTAVQMLGFDILDWGKQGVVADLNAVAAKEGWDKTVPAALQKFSKYNGKWIAAPVNVHSTNWVWANKEVLAKAGVTSEPKSWDEFIAAAEKVQKAGFIAIAHGGQPWQDATIFDGVVMSTGGVDYYRKAFIDLDAKAINSPTTEKVFQRMSQIRKLVDKDFSGRDWNVASGMVISGKAGFQIMGDWAKGEFLNAKKVPGKDFLCFRMPGTQGTVSFNSDQFVMFKVGSDKAAAQAKLASAIMDPGFQSAFNVVKGSVPARTDVPDTAFDACGKKGMKDLAEANKNNTLVGSIAHGHAVPASIKNAIYDVVTRHFNGQLDDKKAVAALASAVKQ
- a CDS encoding acyl CoA:acetate/3-ketoacid CoA transferase; translated protein: MNKVISAEQAAQLVRDDDIVTVSSSSGLGCPDKVLAALGNRFAAESHPRGLTTLHPIAAGDMYGIRGIDHLARPGMLKKILAGSYPSGPSSLPMPEIWRLIVEEAIAAYNLPSGILFDMHRDAAAKRPGVLTKVGLDTFVDPARQGGAMNQRAAAEPVVKKVKFADDEWLFFPAIAPRVAILRATTADERGNLSFEHEGAFLGGMDQALAARNSGGVIIAQVKRVVRAGSLKPQQVHVPGTLVDYIVVDPEQMQTTQTFYDPAISGEIVRPESSFELQEWGAEKVIARRAALELATGSAVNLGFGISANVPRVLLEEGLHGDVTWVIEQGAVGGVPLLGFAFGCAANADAIVPSPDQFTYFQGGGFDVALLSFLQIDRDGSVNVSKLGAKPYLTAGCGGFIDITAHAKHIVFSGFFTAGAKFEVGDGRLKIAQEGRSRKLVDAVEHVTFSGTMARRRGQKISYVTERCVIDLLADGLTVREIAPGVDLKRDVLDQAAFALKVDPQLKVMDAALFRNAPLNLKLKAPAHA
- a CDS encoding Gfo/Idh/MocA family oxidoreductase, which codes for MGKRIGWGLIGASTIAREWMVDAIRAQSGNEIVAVMSADSARGKAFAEANRIAASHVSVDALLADPKVDSVYISTTNELHKSQTLAAAAAGKHVLCEKPLALTLEDAREMVAACNRAGVVMGTNHHLRNAASHRKIRELVQSGAIGKPLFARVFHAVYLPPHLQGWRLNKPSAGAGVILDITVHDADTLRFILGSEPLEAVALSQQSGMAAGGLEDGVMATLRFDNSTVAQLHDAFTVKFAGTGLEIHGSEGSILGRDVMTQRPIGRVTLRNAQGETDVPLDHENLYARVLRAFVGAIRGEGAPSATGEDGVRSLATALAVLAATRTGRRTAVRFQ
- a CDS encoding enoyl-CoA hydratase/isomerase family protein, whose product is MPESPTSQIKIHIDGAVATVILDRAEKLHALTPEMMGTLADIAARIDADAGIRCVILTAAGDKAFCVGADINAWAALEPLDMWRRWVRRGHQVFDQWARLRVPVIAAINGHAFGGGLELAAVADIRIAVASARFGLPEAAIATCPGWSGTQRLAALIGASQVKYLALTGTRIDAMEAWRIGILHEQVKDNDVLARARELAAGISKLAPVSVQLTKQIIDAGRGDGLAAALETMAGALAATTADAREGVASFREKRQPEYRGN
- a CDS encoding sugar ABC transporter permease — protein: MRAGALPKLLLSPSVLLVLVCVYGYIMFTIYLSFTSSTLMPSYEWAGTTSYQRLFAQENWHVALSNLWVFASLYIGVAVVLGLGFAILIDQHIRAEGAFRSIFLYPMALSFIVTGTAWKWLLDPGVGLEHTMHDLGWESFAFGWIKDSDMAIYCVIIAAVWQTTGFVMALFLAGLRGVDAEQISAARVDGARTWQIYLHIIIPQLGPVFVSAFVILAHMAIKSYDLVIALTNGGPGRSTWLPSVFMYQYSFTRNEMAIGAASAVMMLAAIGLVVLPYLFSEMRKVKNG